One Tolypothrix bouteillei VB521301 DNA window includes the following coding sequences:
- a CDS encoding phosphodiester glycosidase family protein: protein MLHDTKLVKQVLIFLIPIILLYGCQIFNQSSSKAATTCIGQDKSFSISFFKTNNQGKKYEKGINHVIIFNPQAKELDFKVNVGLSHNLYAKDSKGNLRRDYIPKVFREIIADENSKLNGKKPIVAINADYIGTDDKPQGLNISRGVEYSGAFKNKRSSFGISGGNPSQRQATIGVGRRTNSVLNYNLVGGNGRFYRNGKFKDICKDLGELACKQATNRSMVAVSDRGYVILLVNDAKANSEIELSQSNQELLPDMFDDVLEGIARNNCLGKIQEGMLFDGGMSPGLYYNNKIYVENLGPIGSVFLIYRNFQK from the coding sequence CTCATACCAATTATTCTGTTATATGGTTGTCAAATATTCAATCAATCTTCCTCAAAAGCAGCCACAACTTGTATTGGTCAAGATAAAAGTTTTAGCATAAGTTTTTTCAAAACTAATAATCAAGGCAAAAAATATGAGAAAGGAATAAATCACGTTATTATTTTTAATCCTCAAGCCAAAGAACTAGACTTTAAAGTCAATGTTGGTCTATCACATAACTTATATGCCAAAGATAGTAAAGGAAATCTCCGTCGAGATTATATACCAAAAGTCTTCCGTGAAATCATTGCTGATGAAAACTCAAAATTAAACGGGAAAAAACCAATCGTAGCAATTAACGCTGACTACATAGGTACTGATGACAAACCTCAAGGTTTAAATATTTCTCGTGGAGTTGAGTATTCAGGAGCGTTTAAAAATAAACGTTCTTCCTTTGGAATTTCAGGAGGGAACCCAAGTCAACGTCAGGCTACTATTGGGGTAGGAAGGAGAACGAATAGTGTTCTGAATTACAACTTGGTTGGAGGTAATGGTAGATTTTATCGTAACGGCAAATTTAAAGATATTTGTAAAGACTTGGGAGAACTTGCTTGCAAACAGGCTACAAATCGCTCTATGGTGGCTGTAAGCGATCGCGGTTATGTCATTTTGTTAGTAAATGATGCTAAAGCCAATTCAGAAATTGAATTGTCGCAAAGCAATCAAGAACTTTTGCCTGATATGTTTGACGATGTGCTTGAAGGAATTGCTCGCAACAATTGCTTGGGAAAAATTCAAGAAGGAATGTTATTTGATGGGGGTATGTCTCCCGGTTTATACTACAACAACAAAATATATGTAGAGAACTTAGGACCAATTGGTTCAGTATTTTTGATATACAGAAATTTTCAGAAATAA
- a CDS encoding type II toxin-antitoxin system VapC family toxin, with translation MIVVLDSGPLGMLTNPKPSELTIECGAWVESLWSKGYRLIMPEIVDYEVRRELLRANKLAGIRRLNEFKMRLEYVPIDTATMLQAAKFWAEARRRGIQDSRSEGARW, from the coding sequence ATGATAGTTGTATTAGATTCTGGACCGTTAGGGATGTTAACTAATCCCAAGCCATCAGAGCTAACAATAGAATGCGGAGCTTGGGTAGAATCCTTGTGGTCTAAAGGTTACAGATTAATTATGCCCGAGATTGTAGACTATGAAGTGAGACGTGAATTACTAAGGGCAAATAAGCTGGCTGGTATCCGAAGGCTTAATGAATTTAAAATGCGGCTTGAATACGTGCCGATAGATACAGCAACAATGCTTCAAGCTGCTAAGTTTTGGGCTGAAGCAAGACGCAGGGGAATTCAAGACAGCAGATCCGAAGGCGCTCGATGGTGA